In the Drosophila takahashii strain IR98-3 E-12201 chromosome 3R, DtakHiC1v2, whole genome shotgun sequence genome, one interval contains:
- the LOC108064447 gene encoding uncharacterized protein has translation MIADLKRQYEERWHYPPKPPPVKVKYVACGKVPFYGHNDKPTYTPCWQHPLNVQNQALFGVCWEYPPERYKRRPLPPPCRGSTIPIHLLKPTFAHCGNIYTRYDFKLEQCVHDQILVVDRKLKKLRNQLEKAKPLQIEKVEEMRYHGVRYRILVGSTGCTKIYPEYLSRMTEERELCEFQRAYNLVNQSNTDLSKSFLDMRESKEELDKRLARLDRSLDSVFLKDLDSVLNIIEDLNKYFFGVIVKLKTWAELMDPMKEHSIEDYLALLSQESDFKSFMRAGMENCTCKRCDKKDPLKPYLPCWCQHPESSDDTTQIKKFDYDCPKSFAAHMRSDSDFVNRSSDTSILVKAAEKTSDS, from the exons aTGATCGCCGATCTGAAGCGGCAATATGAGGAGCGCTGGCATTATCCGCCGAAGCCTCCGCCGGTCAAGGTGAAGTACGTTGCCTGTGGAAAGGTGCCCTTCTACGGCCACAACGATAAGCCAACGTATACGCCATGCTGGCAGCATCCGCTCAACGTGCAGAACCAGGCTCTCTTCGGCGTTTGCTGGGAGTATCCACCGGAGCGGTACAAGCGTCGCCCTCTGCCGCCGCCATGCCGCGGATCGACCATTCCCATTCATTTGCTGAAACCCACCTTCGCGCATTGCGGGAACATCTACACGCGGTACGACTTTAAGCTGGAGCAGTGCGTGCACGACCAAATTCTAGTCGTTGATCGGAAACTGAAGAAGCTGAGGAATCAGCTGGAGAAGGCCAAACCCTTGCAGATCGAGAAGGTTGAGGAGATGCGGTACCATGGAGTGCGCTACCGCATTTTGGTCGGCTCTACTGGATGCACCAAGATCTATCCCGAGTATCTCAGCCGGATGACCGAGGAACGGGAACTCTGCGAGTTTCAGAGGGCCTACAATCTCGTTAATCAATCCAA TACCGATTTGTCCAAATCCTTTCTGGATATGCGTGAGTCCAAGGAGGAGTTGGATAAACGCCTGGCCAGGTTAGACCGATCCCTAGATAGTGTGTTCCTAAAAGATCTGGACTCGGTGTTGAACATTATCGAAGACCTAAACAAGTACTTCTTTGGCGTGATTGTGAAACTCAAGACGTGGGCGGAACTGATGGACCCGATGAAGGAGCACTCCATCGAAGACTATCTGGCACTTTTGAGCCAGGAGTCGGATTTCAAGAGCTTTATGAGGGCCGGTATGGAGAACTGCACTTGCAAGCGGTGCGACAAGAAGGATCCACTGAAGCCGTATCTTCCATGCTGGTGTCAGCATCCTGAATCCAGCGATGATACTACACAAATTAAGAAATTCGATTATGATTGCCCAAAGTCCTTCGCTGCCCACATGCGAAGTGACAGTGACTTTGTCAATAGATCTAGTGATACCTCGATTCTAGTGAAAGCGGCTGAGAAGACCAGTGACTCATAA
- the LOC108064441 gene encoding uncharacterized protein YdcI, with translation MSTRPRRAAATKKLVIELSDSDEELNLTGNDDYRPPETKSRRIDRAANALAGGTKRQRWPTAKNAAPEAAAPKRKRARKEKEDENACPNETNPEPEVQDAPSTSSRRKGPVASSSSEAPAPKRKHARKEKEDDNDCDNENNPEQENAPPAMTQPDGPAASSTTGRSSFWERRKVWNIHELLAETENIQPQAARNIVQLFENENTIPFICRYRRDLVDHIAPDRLRDIRNTYTEIVDLRKKAENIVSQLERENVLNTEIREELMCAKTNEELEFLYAPYKPASKGTLAERAKALGLEEYADRLLYGTAPKVSLSEIVDPGNEDLATEASVMSGICNIIIHNISKNTNVLEEIRRLQNVHRVFLKCSKTKESSSSKASKSKVSSGIADKKLDSSKFENYFNFQGDIKTIKPHQMLAINRAEKHKFLSVKLETNDYLKRDLMRFITDQYMNEGLHYPLRREVFTKSLEECYLKKLQPLMCRQIRADLKEKAQKAAIDTFAKNLKQLLLMSPLKGERILGIDPGYTNGCKLAVISETADVLDTGVIYPHGARSNKRGAEQKLVQLLSDHNCQIIALGNGTACRETEHWLTDMFHSGILDSTSIRYSIVNENGASVYSCSDVAAKEFPKMDTNERSAVSIARRLNDPLSEYVKIEPRHLGVGMYQHDVSEKILTESLKNVVSECVSYVGVDLNTASLSVLKHIAGLSEKKAEKIIEYRTQKGPFQTRKDLLSVRTIGEKSFVQCAGFVRIEPLSVGGRLQNPLDCTWVHPESYKVAESIVGECDLKLSDVGKAGFIAGIKKFAESQSKLDRIAKQHKLPMERLEFLLVALQRELLQDYRADLDKRPLFKQGLTRLDDLSMGDVVTGAVTNVTQFGAFVDVGVERDGLIHKSHMNNSELSIGDRIVASVVKVDLQRRQLGLRLENMLVETDTSFTFKTED, from the exons ATGTCCACAAGACCCCGACGCGCTGCAGCCACCAAGAAGCTGGTAATCGAGCTCTCCGACTCGGATGAGGAACTCAATCTTACTGGGAACGATGATTACAGGCCGCCGGAGACCAAGAGCCGCAGGATAGATCGCGCTGCAAATGCCCTGGCTGGCGG CACCAAGCGCCAGCGATGGCCCACAGCCAAGAATGCAGCGCCTGAGGCAGCAGCTCCCAAGAGGAAGCGGGCCAGAAAGGAAAAAGAAGACGAGAATGCTTGTCCCAATGAGACCAATCCGGAACCGGAAGTCCAGGACGCACCGTCAACTTCGAGCCGTCGAAAAGGACCTGTAGCTAGCTCCTCCTCCGAAGCTCCGGCTCCCAAGAGAAAGCATGCCAGAAAGGAAAAAGAAGACGACAATGATTGTGATAATGAGAACAATCCAGAGCAGGAGAATGCCCCACCAGCTATGACCCAACCAGATGGACCTGCAGCCAGCTCCACCACCGGACGGAGCTCCTTCTGGGAGCGCCGGAAGGTGTGGAACATCCATGAGCTTCTAGCCGAAACGGAGAACATTCAGCCGCAGGCAGCGCGGAATATTGTGCAGCTCTTTGAGAACGAAAACACCATTCCTTTCATATGTCG GTACCGCCGAGATCTGGTGGATCACATAGCTCCCGATCGCCTGCGAGACATTCGCAACACGTATACAGAGATCGTGGATCTGCGCAAGAAGGCCGAGAACATCGTCAGTCAGTTGGAGCGCGAAAACGTGCTAAATACGGAAATTCGCGAGGAGCTGATGTGCGCCAAGACCAACGAGGAGTTGGAGTTCCTGTACGCTCCTTACAAGCCGGCCAGCAAGGGCACTTTGGCGGAACGGGCCAAAGCTTTGGGCCTGGAGGAATACGCCGACCGATTGCTCTACGGCACAGCCCCAAAAGTGAGTCTCTCGGAAATTGTGGATCCCGGAAACGAGGACTTGGCCACGGAAGCATCGGTGATGAGTGGAATCTGCAACATTATTATACACAACATTAGCAAGAATACAAATGTGTTGGAGGAAATTCGGAGATT ACAAAATGTGCATCGGGTATTCCTCAAGTGCAGCAAGACCAAGGAGTCAAGTTCCAGTAAAGCAAGCAAAAGTAAAGTATCCAGCGGCATTGCAGACAAAAAACTGGACAGCTCAAAGTTTGAGAACTATTTCAACTTCCAGGGAGATATTAAGACCATAAAACCCCATCAAATGTTGGCCATCAATCGTGCGGAGAAGCACAAGTTCCTTTCAGTCAAATTAGAGACAAACGACTACCTTAAACGAGATCTGATGCGCTTCATAACAGATCAGTACATGAACGAAGGACTGCATTATCCTTTGCGAAGGGAGGTGTTTACAAAATCGCTGGAGGAATGCTACTTAAAGAAAT TGCAGCCGCTGATGTGCAGGCAGATTCGGGCTGATTTGAAGGAAAAGGCCCAAAAGGCAGCTATTGATACATTTGCCAAGAACCTGAAGCAACTGCTGCTGATGTCCCCCCTCAAAGGCGAGCGCATTTTGGGCATAGATCCTGGCTACACAAATGGCTGCAAACTGGCGGTTATATCCGAGACGGCCGATGTGCTGGACACGGGAGTTATTTACCCCCATGGTGCCAGGTCCAATAAGCGGGGAGCCGAGCAAAAACTAGTACAGCTTCTATCGGATCACAA CTGCCAAATTATTGCCCTGGGCAATGGAACCGCCTGTCGAGAGACTGAGCACTGGCTAACAGACATGTTCCACTCTGGCATCCTGGACAGCACGAGCATTCGGTACAGCATCGTTAACGAAAACGGCGCTTCTGTTTACTCCTGCAGCGATGTGGCCGCCAAGGAGTTTCCCAAAATGGATACCAACGAAAGGAGTGCAG tATCCATAGCGCGTCGCTTAAACGATCCGCTGAGTGAGTACGTGAAGATAGAACCAAGACACCTGGGAGTTGGCATGTATCAGCACGATGTCTCCGAGAAAATTCTGACAGAATCGCTAAAGAACGTCGTGTCTGAATGTGTCAGCTATGTGGGCGTGGATCTAAATACAGCCAGTTTAAGTGTGCTCAA GCACATTGCTGGTCTGTCGGAGAAGAAGGCCGAGAAGATCATAGAGTACAGGACGCAAAAGGGACCCTTTCAAACCCGCAAGGATCTGCTCTCGGTGCGAACTATAGGCGAGAAATCCTTTGTCCAGTGCGCCGGCTTTGTGCGCATTGAACCGCTTAGCGTGGGAGGACGACTACAGAACCCATTGGACTGCACTTGGGTGCATCCGGAAAGCTATAAAGTGGCGGAAAG TATCGTGGGAGAATGTGACTTGAAGCTGTCAGATGTAGGAAAGGCTGGCTTTATAGCCGGCATCAAGAAGTTTGCCGAGTCCCAATCGAAACTCGATCGCATAGCCAAGCAACACAAGCTTCCCATGGAAAGG TTGGAGTTTCTGCTGGTTGCCCTGCAGCGTGAGTTGCTTCAAGATTATCGAGCTGACCTGGACAAGCGGCCATTATTTAAACAAGGCCTAACAAGGCTAGATGATCTCAGCATGGGCGATGTAGTTACTG GTGCTGTGACCAACGTTACCCAGTTTGGCGCTTTCGTGGACGTCGGCGTGGAACGCGATGGTCTCATACACAAGAGTCACATGAATAACAGCGAGCTGAGCATCGGCGATCGCATTGTGGCATCGGTGGTAAAGGTGGATCTGCAGCGACGCCAGCTGGGATTGCGTTTGGAGAATATGCTGGTGGAGACGGACACGTCGTTCACTTTCAAGACGGAGGATTAA